The DNA sequence GAAGATGTCGTCGTCGGCCGAGGCACTCGGGGCGCTCGCGAGGATCGCACCGGCAGCGGCGGCGGTGAGGGCACTGGCGGCCAGGGTCTTCTTCAGCACGTGGATTCCCCTTATCCAGGCCGAACGGGGACAACCGTCCGGCGTGTTGTTCGACTGTGCGTGAGAACACGATTACACATCGCGTTCGAGGATCAATCTAGTCACACACCCCCGCCCGCGTCCTGCGTTTCGATCAACTCGGCGAATGTGAATAACCCGCAGCATTCATTCAGGCGCGTAGCGTGACACCTATTGTCCGGACATTCCTCCACGAATCTCCGACTTCAGCGCCCCTCATCCGCACCATGCGTGACACATGCCACATCCGTCCCATCGGGCCGACGTGTCCCCTACCGGCGTTGCGCCGGACCGGAACCCGCGGGCACTTCGGGGCGAAACCCCGGCCGACACGCCCGGCGCGGCGGTGGCGTCAAGGGTGGCGTCACGGCGCCGGAGGCGCCGACTCGCTGCGTGTCGCCCAGCGCTCGGGGCCCGCGTTCGCCTGGCGCGCGGCGTGGCCGTAGGCGGCCATACCGTCCACGACACGGCGCGCCTCCCCGATCTCCCGTCCGTCGGCGTGCGCCCGGATCGGCCCCGGCGGCGTGTCGGCGTCCACCGTGGCCACACCGCGCCGACGGCTCAGCGGACCCGCGGTCATCCGAACGGTCTGCGTCCGCGTGTGCGGCACGATCTCGGTGATATGGCAGACGAGTCCGCGCCGCGCCACGAACACCTGCTCGTCGACACCCAGCGCACCGTCGCGGGCACGGCCGCTGCCGGCCGGGTGCATGCGGGTCTGCGAGACATCGGTCCCCGGGAACAGCTCGTTCACCAGCAGGTAGCCGAGCCGGCGCGGCACGACCGGCAGCAGGGTCGAGGAGTCCATCTGCCGCTCGCCGACGTAGCCGGCGACGTTGGCCTCCACGCGCACCACGCCCAGCGCCCGCCACAGCAGCGGCTCGACGATGCGGACCGCCTGCACGCGCCCCGGCGGTACCGTCTGCATCCGCGCCTGGAAGATCCCGTAGCGCAGGCGCAGCCCGTCCGGCGACAACGAGGCGTAGAAGTCCGTATAGCGCATCAGCGGTCCCAGGAAGCCGCGCATCAGCCCGAGCAGCAGCGGTACGGCGCCGCCGAGGACACCCGCCTCGAACACGCCCGTCCCCGCTCCGACGGCCGCGCCGGCGGCGACGAGCAGCACGAACAGCATCACTGCGCCCAGCACCGGCAACCGGAACGCGAGAGCGCCCAGCAGCAGCCCGAACGGCAGCTTGTAGAAAGGCCACTCGGGCGCCTCGGGTGTGTTGCCGGAGAGCCCGGCCGCGTGCGCCAGCAGGGTCGCCCGCAGGCGCTCGGCCCGGTTCCAGGACAGATACCGAAGCCGGATCTCGCTGGAGTCGCCGCCCGCGAGTTCCACCCGTAGCTCGGCCAGCCCCAGCACCTGCATCAGCAGGGGACGCACGACGTCCACGGCCTGCAGGCGGCTCAGCGGTATCTCCCGTGAGGACCTGCGGACCAGCCCGGAGTGGACCACCAGGTGGTCCTCACGCAGTCCGAAAGAGGAGTTCCACCATGCCAGCAGCGCGAAGGCGACTGCGCCGCACGCCACGGCCAGCGTCATGAGCAGTACCCAGATCAGGCCGAACTGCAGCAGCAGCGGGCCCGGCAGGGCCAGAAAGACGACGGTCACCAGGAGCACCTGGAAGGGGACCGACGCCCAGTGCGTGCGGTGGGCGCCGCGGGTGACGTCGGATTCGCCGGACGGCCGCGACCCGGACCGCTCGCCCCCACCGCCGGGAGGAGGCGGCGGGGCCGCGGCCGTAGGCGGCAGGAAGCGGGCGCGGACACTGCCGCCGACGGGCGGGCCGCCCGGCAGCGGAGCAGGGGCACCCGCGCCCGCGTGCGGGGCGTAGGGACCGGCCTGATGGTGTCCCGCGGCGGAGTGCGCGGCCTGCCCGCCCCAGGGGGCGCCGGGGGCACCGTGCGGAGCGGGAGGCGGGCCTGCGAAAGGCGGTGGGCCGTGGTGCGGCGGACCGTGGGCGGGTGCCGGCGGCTGCGCCGGGCGGCTCGGCTCGGACGGTCCCGGAGCGCTTCCGCCCATAGCGGGCGGACGCGCCCATTCCTGAGGGGACGACCCGCGGGGCGCCGCGTACGTGTCGACGGGGCGCTCATCGGCGGGAGGAGCGAACCGCGGCCCGCCGCCGCGCCGCTCAGCCGCGCCGCGGGAGGGCGTCCCGCCCGACTCGACGACCGGGACGCCCGACTCGTCGGTGCCGACGATGCCGCCCGCCTGCGGCAGGTCGCCGCTCTCGGCCTCGGACCGGGACGCGGCGGCGCCGGCGGAACCGGGCCCGGCCCCGCCGCGATCCTCCCGCTCCGGCACCCCGTGATGGCCCTCCGGCCCCGCGCCGCGGCCTTCGGCACCGCCCGGCGCACTGCGTCCGCCCCGCTCCCCGAACCCGCCGGTCACGGACTGCTCCTCGCGCAGCGGATGGCGGCCGTCGAGCGGGCCTTGAGCGCCGGCCGCGCCCGGGACGCCGTCTTCCCGCCGCCATTCCGATGCTGCACCGGCTCCCGTATCGTCCCGCCGACCCGACGCAGACGAGTCGGGCCGTACGGAGGCGTGGTCCTCGTCGTCGCGGCGCCGAGCGGCCCCGACACCCTCCGAACCGCTCGCGGCACCGCTTGCGGACGGGGATCCCGCGTCGGAGGACTGGTCGGTGTAGTACGGGCGCTCGGCGACCGGCGGCGGGGCCACCTGTTCAGAGCGGTGGGTGTCGGTGGGTGCGGTCACCGGGCGCAGTTCGGGCATGCCGCGTTCGGGCGGCTTACCGAAGGCCCATTCCTCGGGGTCTGCCTCACCCTCGGCGTCACCCGGTTCACCGCTCTCGTGCGACTGGGCGCCGGGCCTGTCCGCGGCGTCGGCGGCGCGGCCGTTGGACGGCTCCACCGCCGGGTCGGACCCGTCGCCGCCGGGCCGGGTCGCATCGCCGTCCGGCTCCGCGCGATC is a window from the Streptomonospora litoralis genome containing:
- a CDS encoding PH domain-containing protein, which encodes MSDADRTASGPDADNRTRDDRRGQDDRGREPGSDSAVPAGEWFGPASERETRSRDRAEPDGDATRPGGDGSDPAVEPSNGRAADAADRPGAQSHESGEPGDAEGEADPEEWAFGKPPERGMPELRPVTAPTDTHRSEQVAPPPVAERPYYTDQSSDAGSPSASGAASGSEGVGAARRRDDEDHASVRPDSSASGRRDDTGAGAASEWRREDGVPGAAGAQGPLDGRHPLREEQSVTGGFGERGGRSAPGGAEGRGAGPEGHHGVPEREDRGGAGPGSAGAAASRSEAESGDLPQAGGIVGTDESGVPVVESGGTPSRGAAERRGGGPRFAPPADERPVDTYAAPRGSSPQEWARPPAMGGSAPGPSEPSRPAQPPAPAHGPPHHGPPPFAGPPPAPHGAPGAPWGGQAAHSAAGHHQAGPYAPHAGAGAPAPLPGGPPVGGSVRARFLPPTAAAPPPPPGGGGERSGSRPSGESDVTRGAHRTHWASVPFQVLLVTVVFLALPGPLLLQFGLIWVLLMTLAVACGAVAFALLAWWNSSFGLREDHLVVHSGLVRRSSREIPLSRLQAVDVVRPLLMQVLGLAELRVELAGGDSSEIRLRYLSWNRAERLRATLLAHAAGLSGNTPEAPEWPFYKLPFGLLLGALAFRLPVLGAVMLFVLLVAAGAAVGAGTGVFEAGVLGGAVPLLLGLMRGFLGPLMRYTDFYASLSPDGLRLRYGIFQARMQTVPPGRVQAVRIVEPLLWRALGVVRVEANVAGYVGERQMDSSTLLPVVPRRLGYLLVNELFPGTDVSQTRMHPAGSGRARDGALGVDEQVFVARRGLVCHITEIVPHTRTQTVRMTAGPLSRRRGVATVDADTPPGPIRAHADGREIGEARRVVDGMAAYGHAARQANAGPERWATRSESAPPAP